The following are from one region of the Sandaracinus amylolyticus genome:
- a CDS encoding CCA tRNA nucleotidyltransferase, whose translation MSAPSIPPDAIPEAVIDLCERLARSGYRAWVVGGCIRDLLMGERVSDWDLATDATPEDVMRVFRRTVPTGIAHGTVTVLHRGGHYEVTTLRGEGAYSDGRRPDSVHFVSDIEEDLARRDFTVNAIAFDPRTGEIVDPWCGVHDLQHRVVRAVRDPRERFGEDGLRVLRAARFVSTLEFTLDPATEAAIPPTLETFRKVSPERVHDEWVKALTKARAPSRAFDVMRRTGMLAISGPAIAALDDDAFARALRRVDETPRAVALRVAALLWDAPGDHDVWMRAFRFSNEVRELAAHLLRVRGMVDAEAWSDADVRRFVQRATRAHVDALLELERADRIARGEPTQVVDGLAARVRAQLDANVPLVAGDLAIGGKDVMSALGSGPGRHVGRILAALLARVVDDPSINTRERLLALVPEVAKEIA comes from the coding sequence GTGTCCGCGCCCTCGATCCCTCCCGACGCGATCCCCGAGGCGGTGATCGATCTCTGCGAGCGCCTCGCGCGCAGCGGCTACCGCGCGTGGGTCGTCGGTGGCTGCATCCGCGATCTCCTGATGGGCGAGCGCGTGTCCGACTGGGATCTCGCGACCGACGCGACGCCCGAGGACGTGATGCGCGTGTTCCGCCGCACCGTGCCCACCGGCATCGCGCACGGCACGGTGACCGTGCTGCACCGCGGTGGGCACTACGAGGTCACGACGCTGCGCGGCGAGGGCGCGTACAGCGACGGCCGTCGCCCCGACAGCGTGCACTTCGTGTCGGACATCGAGGAGGACCTCGCGCGGCGCGACTTCACGGTGAATGCGATCGCGTTCGATCCGCGCACCGGCGAGATCGTCGATCCCTGGTGCGGCGTGCACGATCTGCAGCATCGCGTCGTGCGCGCGGTGCGCGATCCGCGCGAGCGCTTCGGCGAGGACGGCCTCCGGGTGCTGCGCGCGGCCCGCTTCGTCTCGACGCTCGAGTTCACGCTCGATCCCGCGACCGAGGCCGCGATCCCGCCGACGCTCGAGACGTTCCGCAAGGTGAGCCCGGAGCGCGTGCACGACGAGTGGGTGAAGGCGCTCACCAAGGCGCGCGCGCCCTCGCGCGCGTTCGACGTGATGCGCCGCACCGGCATGCTCGCGATCAGCGGGCCTGCGATCGCCGCGCTCGACGACGACGCGTTCGCGCGCGCGCTGCGCCGCGTCGACGAGACGCCTCGCGCGGTCGCGCTGCGCGTCGCCGCGCTGCTCTGGGACGCGCCCGGCGATCACGACGTGTGGATGCGCGCGTTCCGCTTCTCGAACGAGGTGCGCGAGCTCGCAGCGCATTTGCTGCGCGTGCGCGGCATGGTGGACGCGGAGGCATGGAGCGACGCCGACGTGCGGCGCTTCGTGCAGCGCGCGACGCGGGCCCACGTGGACGCGCTGCTCGAGCTCGAGCGCGCCGATCGCATCGCGCGCGGAGAGCCGACGCAGGTCGTCGACGGCCTCGCCGCGCGGGTGCGCGCGCAGCTCGACGCGAACGTGCCGCTGGTCGCGGGTGATCTCGCGATCGGTGGCAAGGACGTGATGAGCGCGCTCGGCAGCGGCCCGGGTCGTCACGTCGGGCGCATCCTCGCCGCGCTCCTGGCGCGCGTGGTCGACGATCCTTCGATCAACACCCGCGAGCGCCTGCTCGCGCTGGTCCCCGAGGTCGCGAAGGAGATCGCGTGA
- a CDS encoding tyrosine-protein phosphatase: MSGWVDLHCHYLPGIDDGARTADEGLRMLGGLLDLGWSKVVATPHIRTAMFENRAPGLRRAFDEMREIAAGAARMPELALSAEHYCDDVFWDLFVRGEALPYPGGRAALIEFHYDAWPRNVERRLFDMQVRGVRPVIAHPERYAALFRETDPLDPLLDVGALTLLDVMSLVGRYGERPRRAAERMLEEGAYDAACTDSHRPDDVAIVERAVERLRALIGAEETELLLGSHPRAILDGTYEP, translated from the coding sequence GTGAGCGGTTGGGTCGATCTTCACTGCCACTACCTGCCCGGCATCGACGACGGAGCGCGCACCGCGGACGAAGGCCTGCGGATGCTCGGGGGCCTTCTCGATCTCGGCTGGTCGAAGGTCGTCGCGACGCCGCACATCCGCACCGCGATGTTCGAGAACCGCGCGCCCGGCCTGCGCCGCGCGTTCGACGAGATGCGCGAGATCGCCGCCGGTGCGGCGCGCATGCCCGAGCTCGCGCTCTCCGCGGAGCACTACTGCGACGACGTGTTCTGGGATCTCTTCGTGCGAGGCGAGGCGCTGCCGTATCCCGGCGGGCGTGCCGCGCTGATCGAGTTCCACTACGACGCGTGGCCGCGCAACGTCGAGCGCCGCCTCTTCGACATGCAGGTGCGCGGCGTGCGCCCCGTGATCGCGCACCCCGAGCGCTACGCCGCGCTCTTCCGCGAGACCGATCCCCTCGATCCCCTGCTCGACGTCGGCGCGCTCACGCTGCTCGACGTGATGTCGCTGGTGGGCCGCTACGGTGAGCGCCCGCGCCGCGCTGCCGAGCGCATGCTCGAGGAGGGCGCGTACGACGCAGCGTGCACCGACTCGCACCGCCCCGACGACGTGGCGATCGTCGAGCGCGCGGTGGAGCGCCTGCGCGCGCTGATCGGCGCCGAAGAAACCGAGCTTTTGCTCGGTTCTCATCCGCGCGCGATCCTCGACGGCACCTACGAGCCCTGA
- a CDS encoding lysylphosphatidylglycerol synthase transmembrane domain-containing protein: protein MTASVPPAPEPSFARRVLPKLGISFALAGLFVWLLERGGMPLIPSADAFARVRWWTVPAYMALLLVTHFFRASRWRFLITPVKNVPFREVIVLNWIGFFAIFALPLRLGEMARPALTKMRQGVPISAGFGTVAVERVIDGLVTSLCVVWALVALPHRDVDDPIARSLPYYGGLAVSVFAAAMIGLVLFLWQRALAVRLVDWTFGLVSKRLASKVAEKVASVADGVRSIAVPSLAAGFVIETLVYWFVNALGMWLLGWGCGLDMGFGHAVAVMGILAIGILLPAGPGLFGNFQLAISVALKLFFAESIVGAEGAVYVFLMYVTQAVMMTLTGVLPLYALKLRFSDLLTARA, encoded by the coding sequence GTGACCGCTTCCGTGCCTCCTGCGCCCGAGCCCTCGTTCGCGCGTCGCGTGCTGCCGAAGCTCGGCATCTCGTTCGCGCTCGCGGGCCTCTTCGTGTGGCTGCTCGAGCGCGGCGGCATGCCGCTCATCCCGTCCGCCGACGCGTTCGCGCGCGTGCGCTGGTGGACGGTGCCCGCGTACATGGCGCTCCTGCTGGTCACGCACTTCTTCCGTGCGAGCCGCTGGCGCTTCCTGATCACCCCCGTGAAGAACGTGCCGTTCCGCGAGGTGATCGTCCTGAACTGGATCGGCTTCTTCGCGATCTTCGCGCTGCCGCTCCGGCTCGGCGAGATGGCGCGCCCCGCGCTCACGAAGATGCGACAGGGCGTGCCGATCTCCGCGGGCTTCGGCACCGTCGCGGTAGAGCGCGTGATCGACGGGCTCGTGACGAGCCTCTGCGTCGTGTGGGCGCTCGTCGCGCTGCCGCACCGCGACGTCGACGATCCGATCGCGCGCAGCCTGCCGTACTACGGCGGGCTCGCGGTGAGCGTGTTCGCGGCGGCGATGATCGGCCTCGTGCTCTTCCTGTGGCAGCGCGCGCTCGCGGTGCGGCTCGTCGACTGGACGTTCGGGCTCGTGAGCAAGCGCCTCGCATCGAAGGTCGCGGAGAAGGTCGCGAGCGTGGCCGACGGAGTCCGCTCGATCGCGGTGCCGAGCCTCGCGGCGGGCTTCGTGATCGAGACGCTCGTCTACTGGTTCGTGAACGCGCTCGGGATGTGGCTGCTCGGCTGGGGCTGCGGCCTCGACATGGGCTTCGGCCACGCGGTCGCGGTCATGGGCATCCTCGCGATCGGGATCCTGCTGCCCGCGGGCCCGGGGCTCTTCGGGAACTTCCAGCTCGCGATCTCGGTCGCGCTGAAGCTGTTCTTCGCGGAGTCGATCGTCGGCGCCGAGGGCGCGGTCTACGTGTTCCTGATGTACGTGACCCAGGCCGTGATGATGACGCTCACGGGCGTGCTCCCGCTCTACGCGCTCAAGCTGCGCTTCTCGGATCTGCTCACCGCGCGCGCCTGA
- a CDS encoding aspartate kinase, with protein MALIVQKFGGTSVGSIERIKNVAQRVARARAAGDEVVVVASAMSGETNRLLALGAQITKHPNERELDALVATGEQVSVALLAIALESFGVPARSFLGHQVRLRTDSGFTKARIRGLDADVLLATIRDGRVPIVAGFQGVDDEGNVTTLGRGGSDTTAVAIAAALGQGVACEIYTDVEGVYTADPNVCKNAKKVGRISYEEMLELASLGAKVLQIRSVELAMKYAVPVHVRSSFSDAPGTWVVGEEASLESVVVAGVTSDKNEAKVTIRDVPDQPGRAASLFEALADARISVDMIIQNPSATAGTGKGTTDMTFTVPKGDVDKAREIAKKLFESQGVDVDGEVVKVSIVGLGMRSHAGVAAKMFRILADEGINIQAISTSEIKVSCLIHSKYHELAVRALHDGFALGE; from the coding sequence GTGGCCCTGATCGTCCAGAAGTTCGGCGGCACCAGCGTCGGCTCGATCGAGCGGATCAAGAACGTCGCCCAGCGTGTCGCCCGTGCCCGTGCGGCCGGCGACGAGGTGGTGGTCGTCGCGAGCGCGATGTCCGGCGAGACCAATCGCCTGCTCGCCCTCGGCGCACAGATCACCAAGCATCCCAACGAGCGCGAGCTCGACGCGCTGGTCGCGACGGGCGAGCAGGTCTCGGTCGCGCTGCTCGCGATCGCGCTCGAGTCGTTCGGCGTGCCGGCGCGCTCGTTCCTCGGGCACCAGGTCCGGCTGCGCACCGACAGCGGCTTCACGAAGGCGCGCATCCGGGGCCTCGACGCCGACGTGCTGCTCGCGACGATCCGCGACGGTCGCGTGCCGATCGTCGCGGGCTTCCAGGGCGTGGACGACGAGGGCAACGTCACGACGCTCGGCCGCGGTGGCTCGGACACGACGGCGGTCGCGATCGCAGCGGCGCTCGGTCAGGGCGTCGCGTGCGAGATCTACACGGACGTCGAGGGCGTCTACACGGCGGACCCCAACGTCTGCAAGAACGCGAAGAAGGTCGGGCGGATCAGCTACGAGGAGATGCTCGAGCTGGCCTCTCTCGGCGCGAAGGTCCTGCAGATCCGATCGGTGGAGCTGGCGATGAAGTACGCGGTCCCGGTGCACGTACGCTCGAGCTTCTCGGACGCCCCCGGCACGTGGGTCGTCGGTGAAGAGGCCTCGCTGGAGTCGGTCGTCGTGGCCGGCGTCACGAGCGACAAGAACGAGGCGAAGGTCACGATCCGCGACGTGCCCGATCAGCCCGGCCGCGCGGCGTCGCTCTTCGAGGCGCTCGCGGACGCGCGCATCTCGGTCGACATGATCATCCAGAACCCGAGCGCGACGGCGGGCACGGGCAAGGGCACTACGGACATGACGTTCACGGTGCCGAAGGGCGACGTCGACAAGGCGCGCGAGATCGCGAAGAAGCTCTTCGAGTCGCAGGGCGTCGACGTCGACGGCGAGGTCGTGAAGGTCTCGATCGTCGGGCTCGGGATGCGCTCGCACGCGGGCGTCGCGGCGAAGATGTTCCGCATCCTCGCGGACGAGGGCATCAACATCCAGGCGATCAGCACGAGCGAGATCAAGGTCTCGTGCCTGATCCACTCGAAGTACCACGAGCTCGCGGTGCGCGCGCTGCACGACGGCTTCGCTCTCGGCGAGTGA
- a CDS encoding ComEA family DNA-binding protein has protein sequence MSTARRPSSSPIAALGVLLVAVALGVLAARHRAERPPAAAVDLAPEPDQERETGPLDLNVADAAALQALPRIGPSLARRIIEDREANGPFTSVDDLDRVRGIGPATIEQLRALVRVGGAATSRE, from the coding sequence GTGTCGACCGCTCGTCGCCCCTCGTCGTCTCCGATCGCTGCGCTCGGTGTCCTCCTCGTCGCGGTCGCGCTGGGCGTGCTCGCCGCGCGACATCGCGCCGAGCGTCCTCCCGCGGCTGCGGTCGACCTGGCGCCCGAGCCCGATCAGGAGCGCGAGACCGGCCCGCTCGATCTGAACGTCGCCGACGCGGCCGCGCTCCAGGCGCTCCCGCGGATCGGTCCCTCGTTGGCGCGCCGGATCATCGAGGATCGCGAGGCGAACGGGCCGTTCACGAGCGTCGACGATCTCGATCGCGTGCGCGGGATCGGCCCGGCGACGATCGAGCAGCTGCGCGCGCTGGTGCGGGTCGGAGGCGCCGCGACGTCGCGCGAATGA
- a CDS encoding porin family protein yields MRAVPTCFAAAIAAALLCPSSAHAYEDQFGLALGVGYAAVASDNPLPHNGFVVQVEGSLGLDDTWEVRALANYALHVDDGLLHRTSVGLELVYLIDILELVPFFGLGVDAPVSIWDREDTTDAWIDFAGHAVVGLDWLVSREWVLGLEVRPYVLFTSFSDQPPRPADPVWITAILRAQMLFEI; encoded by the coding sequence GTGCGCGCCGTACCCACCTGCTTCGCCGCAGCGATCGCCGCCGCCCTGCTCTGCCCGTCCAGCGCCCACGCGTACGAGGACCAATTCGGCCTCGCGCTCGGCGTCGGGTACGCCGCGGTCGCGAGCGACAATCCATTGCCCCACAACGGGTTCGTCGTGCAGGTCGAGGGCTCGCTCGGCCTCGACGACACGTGGGAGGTGCGCGCGCTCGCCAACTACGCGCTGCACGTGGACGACGGGCTGCTCCACCGCACGTCGGTGGGGCTCGAGCTCGTGTACCTGATCGACATCCTCGAGCTGGTGCCGTTCTTCGGGCTCGGCGTCGACGCTCCGGTCTCGATCTGGGATCGCGAGGACACGACCGACGCGTGGATCGACTTCGCGGGCCACGCCGTGGTGGGGCTCGACTGGCTGGTGTCGCGCGAATGGGTGCTCGGCCTCGAGGTGCGCCCGTACGTGCTCTTCACGTCGTTCAGCGATCAGCCCCCGCGGCCGGCGGACCCGGTGTGGATCACCGCGATCCTCCGAGCGCAGATGCTGTTCGAGATCTGA
- a CDS encoding tetratricopeptide repeat protein, with the protein MSTEEKKDNEEREGGEPTTRSDEAEAAATEDASEETREASGSTEDNEAGTEDEDEGDAAEAAAVAPVSSAGVAKSAPRGSAGARLAAAKAAKAAKKAAKKAQLAAEGAATDELAMTGGGAPAKDAEEVLKESPIGVAASKAGEWAQANRQLAAGIVGVLIVGALGWVGYSWWHASQANAAGALLTEAVEIANAEVVREGEERPEPVEGREEERTFPTREARAEAALEAYRRVLSEAGGSDAARWARLGEARALFDLGRNEDARGAYETALREAGGDPIVAWRALEGIGFTYEADQQWDQAIEQYQELRSIEDGAYEAPADFHIARMRIAKGERVEATTALRGLIERLREESSEGEPEFPYVLAQAEVRLRELDPGSASSSSPMMIGPEGPGGAGGLPPGLEGIDPQILEQLRRQLGAGAGAPGEGQPE; encoded by the coding sequence GTGTCCACCGAGGAGAAGAAGGACAACGAGGAGCGCGAGGGCGGCGAGCCGACGACGCGCTCCGACGAGGCCGAGGCCGCCGCCACGGAGGACGCGTCCGAGGAGACGCGCGAGGCGAGCGGGTCCACCGAGGACAACGAGGCGGGCACGGAAGACGAGGACGAAGGCGACGCCGCAGAAGCGGCGGCCGTCGCGCCGGTCTCGAGCGCCGGGGTCGCGAAGTCGGCACCTCGCGGCAGCGCGGGCGCGCGCCTCGCCGCGGCGAAGGCGGCCAAGGCGGCGAAGAAGGCCGCGAAGAAGGCTCAGCTCGCCGCCGAAGGCGCCGCGACCGACGAGCTCGCGATGACCGGCGGTGGTGCGCCCGCGAAGGACGCCGAAGAGGTCCTCAAGGAGTCGCCGATCGGCGTCGCCGCGTCGAAGGCCGGCGAGTGGGCGCAGGCGAACCGTCAGCTCGCGGCCGGGATCGTCGGTGTGCTGATCGTCGGTGCGCTCGGCTGGGTCGGCTACTCGTGGTGGCACGCGTCGCAGGCGAACGCCGCGGGCGCGCTGCTCACGGAGGCGGTCGAGATCGCGAACGCCGAGGTCGTGCGCGAGGGCGAGGAGCGCCCCGAGCCGGTCGAAGGTCGTGAGGAAGAGCGCACGTTCCCGACGCGCGAGGCGCGCGCCGAGGCCGCGCTCGAGGCGTATCGTCGCGTGCTCTCGGAGGCCGGCGGCTCGGACGCCGCACGCTGGGCGCGCCTGGGCGAGGCGAGGGCGCTCTTCGATCTCGGCCGCAACGAGGACGCGCGCGGCGCGTACGAGACCGCGCTTCGTGAGGCGGGCGGCGATCCGATCGTCGCGTGGCGCGCGCTCGAGGGCATCGGCTTCACGTACGAGGCCGATCAGCAGTGGGATCAGGCGATCGAGCAGTACCAGGAGCTGCGCTCGATCGAGGACGGCGCGTACGAAGCGCCGGCCGACTTCCACATCGCGCGCATGCGCATCGCGAAGGGCGAGCGCGTCGAGGCGACGACCGCGTTGCGCGGTCTGATCGAGCGCCTGCGCGAGGAGTCGAGCGAGGGCGAGCCGGAGTTCCCGTACGTGCTGGCGCAGGCCGAGGTGCGGCTCCGCGAGCTCGATCCGGGCTCGGCCTCGAGCAGCTCGCCGATGATGATCGGGCCCGAGGGCCCGGGCGGCGCCGGCGGTCTTCCGCCGGGGCTCGAGGGGATCGATCCGCAGATCCTCGAGCAGCTGCGCCGTCAGCTCGGTGCGGGCGCGGGCGCGCCCGGCGAGGGTCAGCCCGAGTGA
- a CDS encoding PQQ-binding-like beta-propeller repeat protein produces MKRALAALVGIGVGAASLGACGGVSIPLGTYEQAHDAPRGRTREGRLPIRWTKRIAPEDEGPYLPIERAVPALDARGDRIYVGSSAGSLWALSGAGTEIWMYQAGGAIGSQPLVDPDRDEVYVASDDGRLHALVASTGEVRWHAEVGGAVGRPPVATDDAIYIITDADVVAAFDRSTGEALWRYRREAPEGFYVTEHAGLALTDRQLITGFTDGVVVALDPRDGAVLWERDTTADLRTTSDTIRFTDVDTTPLIIGDTVYAASFAGGLYALERSSGSVRWLREELTGITGLAEAPGGLLIASSGDLGVMALRAADGERVWTSRIGRGSPTVPRVVGDVVIVGESEGGLLTLSLGRGTELGRIEAGHGFAAPAEFSEGLGGAVSNSGTLFVFRLL; encoded by the coding sequence GTGAAGCGGGCGCTCGCGGCGCTGGTCGGGATCGGGGTCGGCGCCGCGTCGCTCGGAGCGTGCGGCGGCGTCTCGATCCCACTCGGGACGTACGAGCAGGCCCACGATGCGCCGCGCGGGCGCACACGCGAAGGTCGCCTGCCGATCCGCTGGACCAAGCGCATCGCGCCCGAGGACGAAGGTCCGTACCTGCCGATCGAGCGCGCCGTCCCGGCGCTCGATGCACGTGGCGATCGCATCTACGTCGGCTCGAGCGCTGGGTCGCTCTGGGCGCTGAGCGGCGCGGGCACCGAGATCTGGATGTACCAGGCCGGCGGTGCGATCGGCTCGCAGCCGCTGGTCGATCCCGACCGCGACGAGGTCTACGTCGCGAGCGACGACGGTCGCCTCCACGCGCTCGTCGCGTCCACCGGCGAGGTCCGGTGGCATGCCGAGGTCGGTGGCGCGGTGGGTCGTCCGCCGGTCGCGACCGATGACGCGATCTACATCATCACCGACGCGGACGTGGTCGCCGCGTTCGATCGCTCGACCGGCGAGGCGCTGTGGCGCTACCGGCGCGAGGCGCCCGAGGGCTTCTACGTCACCGAGCACGCGGGCCTCGCGCTCACCGATCGCCAGCTGATCACCGGGTTCACCGACGGCGTCGTGGTCGCGCTCGATCCCCGCGACGGTGCGGTGCTCTGGGAGCGGGACACGACCGCCGATCTGCGCACGACGAGCGACACGATCCGGTTCACGGACGTCGACACCACGCCGCTGATCATCGGCGACACGGTGTACGCCGCGTCGTTCGCGGGCGGGCTCTACGCGTTGGAGCGCTCGAGCGGCTCGGTGCGCTGGCTCCGCGAGGAGCTGACCGGGATCACGGGCCTCGCGGAGGCGCCCGGCGGGCTGCTGATCGCGAGCTCGGGAGACCTCGGCGTGATGGCGCTGCGCGCGGCCGACGGCGAGCGCGTGTGGACCAGCCGCATCGGGCGGGGATCACCCACGGTCCCGCGCGTGGTCGGTGACGTGGTGATCGTCGGTGAGAGCGAAGGCGGGCTGCTGACGCTCTCGCTCGGCCGCGGGACCGAGCTGGGGCGCATCGAGGCCGGTCACGGGTTCGCGGCGCCGGCGGAGTTCTCCGAGGGGCTCGGAGGCGCGGTGTCGAACTCGGGCACGCTGTTCGTGTTCCGGCTGCTCTGA
- the rpmG gene encoding 50S ribosomal protein L33 has protein sequence MRHVIHVVSTAGTRYAYVTSKNKRTAPSKLQLVKFDPIARKHVLFVEKKISRD, from the coding sequence ATGCGCCACGTGATTCACGTCGTCTCGACGGCTGGCACCAGATACGCGTACGTCACGTCGAAGAACAAGCGCACTGCGCCCAGCAAGCTTCAGCTCGTGAAGTTCGACCCGATCGCGCGCAAGCACGTGCTCTTCGTCGAGAAGAAGATCTCGCGCGACTGA
- the zigA gene encoding zinc metallochaperone GTPase ZigA — MHNPEPPKSERLPVTVLSGFLGAGKTTLLNHVLTNREGRRVAVIVNDMSEVNIDARLVARGDANLSRTEEKLVELSNGCICCTLRDDLLAEVSRLAREGRFDYLLIESTGVGEPLPVAQTFTFRDETGVSLADVARLDTMVTVVDARTFLEHYQSADELGDRGLAISSEDERNLADLLVDQVEFADVIVLNKTDLTAPATLETLEALLRKLNPDARLVRATHGGVPLDVVLNTQRFDFERATRAPGWYQELEGKHRPETDEYGISSFVWRSKRPLHPERFDAFLKSEWRGVLRSKGFFWLATRMSEALSWSSAGPAARVEHAGYFLAAVDRANWPSDAAFLAEIEASWDPEFGDRHQEIVFIGIDMNERALREGLDGCLLTTEEMTMGVARWRRELRDPFPAFAVDEAISSDERGEVASCAT; from the coding sequence ATGCACAACCCTGAACCGCCGAAATCAGAACGTCTGCCCGTCACTGTCCTCTCCGGCTTCCTCGGCGCAGGGAAGACGACACTCCTGAACCACGTTCTGACCAATCGTGAAGGTCGACGCGTTGCGGTCATCGTCAACGACATGAGCGAGGTGAACATCGACGCTCGCCTAGTCGCGCGCGGCGATGCGAACCTGTCGCGCACCGAAGAGAAGCTCGTTGAGCTCTCGAACGGATGCATCTGCTGCACGCTGCGAGACGATCTACTCGCCGAGGTCAGCCGTCTCGCGCGCGAGGGTCGCTTCGACTATCTGCTGATCGAGTCGACCGGAGTCGGAGAGCCGCTGCCGGTTGCTCAGACATTCACGTTTCGCGACGAGACCGGCGTGAGCCTCGCGGACGTCGCGCGGCTCGACACGATGGTCACCGTCGTCGATGCGCGAACGTTCCTCGAGCACTATCAGTCGGCCGACGAACTCGGGGACCGCGGGCTCGCGATCTCGAGCGAGGACGAGCGCAACCTCGCCGACCTACTCGTCGATCAGGTCGAGTTCGCTGATGTCATCGTGCTGAACAAGACGGATCTCACCGCGCCGGCAACGCTCGAGACGCTCGAGGCGCTGCTCCGCAAGCTGAATCCTGACGCGCGGCTCGTGCGCGCGACGCACGGCGGGGTTCCGCTCGACGTCGTCCTGAACACCCAGCGATTCGACTTCGAGCGAGCGACTCGCGCGCCTGGCTGGTACCAGGAGCTCGAGGGAAAGCACAGGCCGGAGACCGACGAGTACGGCATCTCGAGCTTTGTGTGGAGGTCCAAGCGACCGCTGCATCCTGAGCGATTCGATGCCTTCCTCAAGAGCGAATGGCGAGGCGTGCTGCGGAGCAAGGGCTTCTTCTGGCTCGCGACGCGCATGTCGGAGGCGCTGTCGTGGAGCTCGGCAGGTCCCGCCGCACGCGTCGAGCATGCGGGGTACTTCTTGGCGGCTGTCGACCGCGCGAATTGGCCGAGCGATGCAGCGTTCCTCGCTGAAATCGAGGCGAGCTGGGACCCGGAGTTCGGTGACCGACACCAGGAGATTGTGTTCATCGGCATCGACATGAACGAGCGAGCGCTACGCGAGGGCCTCGACGGGTGTTTGCTTACGACCGAGGAGATGACGATGGGCGTGGCCCGGTGGCGTCGTGAGCTGCGGGATCCGTTTCCTGCATTCGCCGTCGACGAAGCCATCTCGAGTGACGAGCGCGGCGAGGTTGCATCATGCGCCACGTGA
- a CDS encoding DUF1826 domain-containing protein, translated as MLVPSIEHLGGILECRVNAWLVRRVLPERVVDTCRAIANEPLQRSLEIAPGTSIAPIVDGLPPEASETIGADARHLTAIFLAITNRRSAQVRLESVSCDACRKFHVDYVRMRMLVTYAGPGTELVANGDARREYIGRADLGFDEANRAIVPNASRVIHAREGDIVLLKGEAFEGNAGNGAVHRSPPIEERGERRLMLKIDLPGSY; from the coding sequence TTGCTGGTCCCCTCGATCGAACATCTCGGAGGCATCCTCGAGTGCCGCGTCAACGCGTGGCTCGTGAGACGCGTGCTTCCGGAGCGCGTCGTCGACACTTGTCGTGCAATCGCGAACGAGCCGCTGCAGCGGTCGCTCGAGATCGCGCCGGGAACCAGCATTGCTCCGATCGTCGATGGATTACCGCCGGAAGCTTCGGAGACGATCGGCGCCGATGCGCGCCATCTGACCGCGATCTTCCTCGCGATCACGAATCGGCGTAGCGCCCAGGTTCGCCTTGAGAGCGTCTCGTGCGACGCGTGCCGCAAGTTCCACGTCGACTACGTGCGCATGCGAATGCTCGTGACCTACGCCGGGCCAGGCACGGAGCTCGTCGCGAACGGCGATGCGCGCCGCGAGTACATCGGACGAGCGGACCTCGGCTTCGACGAGGCGAACCGCGCGATCGTTCCGAACGCGTCGCGCGTCATCCACGCGCGCGAAGGAGATATCGTGCTGCTCAAGGGCGAGGCGTTCGAGGGCAATGCTGGCAACGGCGCGGTGCACCGCTCGCCACCGATCGAAGAGCGCGGCGAGCGACGCCTCATGCTGAAGATCGACCTGCCGGGTTCGTACTAG